A genomic window from Brassica oleracea var. oleracea cultivar TO1000 chromosome C8, BOL, whole genome shotgun sequence includes:
- the LOC106307630 gene encoding KH domain-containing protein At4g18375 isoform X2, whose product MASTLRNIHDHNVIGSEDTVYRYLCPVKKTGSIIGKGGEIAKQIRSETKSNMRINETLPGCEERVVTIYSTSDELNHFGEDGELVCPALDALFKVHDMVVADTNDNDDDDDEDLVGKQMVTVRMLVPSDQIGCVIGKGGQVIQKLRTETNAQIRVIKDNLPPCALTLSHDELLQIIGEPLVVREALYQVASLLHDNPSRFQHSLLSSPSTMYQPGGMLMCAPLTGSHRNYTARRDLADSTEFCVCFICPAENVGGVIGKGGGFINQIRQETGATIRVNTSETEEDDSIIFISSKEFYEDQSPTVNAAIRLQERCSEKVGKDTNDATISTRLLVSSSHIGCLIGKGGAVISEMRSVTRANIRILQKENVPKIAREDEEMVQITGSPDAAMKALTQVILRLRANAFDMNHGLVLLPTSFPYIPQATESSKRSKYAKRDGSRDQDYSKLSSNSKRRNYVS is encoded by the exons ATGGCTAGTACTCTGAGGAACATCCATG ATCACAACGTTATTGGCTCTGAAGACACTGTGTATCGCTACCTGTGCCCTGTGAAAAAGACTGGGAGCATTATCGGCAAAGGCGGTGAGATCGCAAAGCAGATAAGGTCCGAGACAAAGTCAAACATGAGGATCAACGAAACTTTGCCCGGTTGCGAGGAGCGTGTTGTTACAATATATTCCACTAGCGATGAGTTGAATCATTTTGGAGAAGATGGAGAGCTTGTTTGCCCTGCTTTGGATGCTCTTTTCAAGGTTCATGACATGGTTGTAGCAGACACTAATGACAATGATGATGATGATGATGAGGATCTTGTCGGAAAACAAATGGTTACTGTGAGGATGCTTGTGCCTTCAGACCAGATCGGTTGCGTTATCGGGAAAGGCGGACAAGTCATCCAGAAGCTGCGTACAGAAACCAATGCTCAGATTCGTGTCATTAAAGATAACCTACCTCCCTGTGCTTTGACTTTGAGCCATGATGAGCTTCTTCAG ATTATTGGAGAGCCTCTGGTTGTTAGAGAGGCTCTTTATCAAGTTGCTTCTCTGCTTCATGATAATCCGTCACGGTTTCAGCACTCTCTCCTTTCTTCTCCAAGTACAATGTATCAACCTGGAGGGATGTTGATGTGTGCACCATTAACAGGCTCTCACAGAAACTACACTGCACGGAGAGACCTAGCGGACTCGACTGAGTTTTGTGTTTGTTTCATCTGTCCAGCTGAAAATGTTGGAGGTGTAATAGGGAAAGGGGGTGGTTTCATTAATCAGATCAGGCAAGAAACTGGTGCAACCATTAGAGTTAATACCTCAGAAACTGAAGAAGATGATAGCATCATTTTCATTTCATCAAAAGAG TTCTATGAGGATCAATCACCAACGGTGAATGCAGCCATACGTTTACAAGAGAGATGCAGTGAGAAAGTTGGTAAAGATACAAATGATGCAACAATCTCCACTCGTTTACTTGTGTCGAGCTCCCATATAGGGTGCCTCATTGGAAAAGGTGGCGCTGTTATATCCGAGATGAGGAGTGTAACACGAGCTAATATCCGTATTCTTCAAAAGGAAAATGTACCAAAAATTGCACGTGAAGATGAGGAGATGGTTCAG ATTACTGGAAGTCCTGATGCAGCTATGAAAGCTCTTACGCAAGTAATACTGCGATTAAGAGCTAACGCTTTCGACATGAATCATGGACTTGTCTTGCTACCAACATCTTTCCCATATATCCCTCAAGCAACTGAATCTTCAAAGAGGTCCAAATACGCAAAGCGTGATGGTTCCCGAGATCAAGACTATAGTAAACTG AGTTCAAATTCCAAGAGAAGAAACTATGTTTCTTAA
- the LOC106307630 gene encoding KH domain-containing protein At4g18375 isoform X1, translated as MASTLRNIHGKRSNFQSEFPGNGGSKRRNLHDDDTDHNVIGSEDTVYRYLCPVKKTGSIIGKGGEIAKQIRSETKSNMRINETLPGCEERVVTIYSTSDELNHFGEDGELVCPALDALFKVHDMVVADTNDNDDDDDEDLVGKQMVTVRMLVPSDQIGCVIGKGGQVIQKLRTETNAQIRVIKDNLPPCALTLSHDELLQIIGEPLVVREALYQVASLLHDNPSRFQHSLLSSPSTMYQPGGMLMCAPLTGSHRNYTARRDLADSTEFCVCFICPAENVGGVIGKGGGFINQIRQETGATIRVNTSETEEDDSIIFISSKEFYEDQSPTVNAAIRLQERCSEKVGKDTNDATISTRLLVSSSHIGCLIGKGGAVISEMRSVTRANIRILQKENVPKIAREDEEMVQITGSPDAAMKALTQVILRLRANAFDMNHGLVLLPTSFPYIPQATESSKRSKYAKRDGSRDQDYSKLSSNSKRRNYVS; from the exons ATGGCTAGTACTCTGAGGAACATCCATGGTAAGAGATCTAACTTCCAATCTGAGTTTCCTGGAAATGGAGGAAGTAAGAGAAGAAATCTTCATGATGATGATACAGATCACAACGTTATTGGCTCTGAAGACACTGTGTATCGCTACCTGTGCCCTGTGAAAAAGACTGGGAGCATTATCGGCAAAGGCGGTGAGATCGCAAAGCAGATAAGGTCCGAGACAAAGTCAAACATGAGGATCAACGAAACTTTGCCCGGTTGCGAGGAGCGTGTTGTTACAATATATTCCACTAGCGATGAGTTGAATCATTTTGGAGAAGATGGAGAGCTTGTTTGCCCTGCTTTGGATGCTCTTTTCAAGGTTCATGACATGGTTGTAGCAGACACTAATGACAATGATGATGATGATGATGAGGATCTTGTCGGAAAACAAATGGTTACTGTGAGGATGCTTGTGCCTTCAGACCAGATCGGTTGCGTTATCGGGAAAGGCGGACAAGTCATCCAGAAGCTGCGTACAGAAACCAATGCTCAGATTCGTGTCATTAAAGATAACCTACCTCCCTGTGCTTTGACTTTGAGCCATGATGAGCTTCTTCAG ATTATTGGAGAGCCTCTGGTTGTTAGAGAGGCTCTTTATCAAGTTGCTTCTCTGCTTCATGATAATCCGTCACGGTTTCAGCACTCTCTCCTTTCTTCTCCAAGTACAATGTATCAACCTGGAGGGATGTTGATGTGTGCACCATTAACAGGCTCTCACAGAAACTACACTGCACGGAGAGACCTAGCGGACTCGACTGAGTTTTGTGTTTGTTTCATCTGTCCAGCTGAAAATGTTGGAGGTGTAATAGGGAAAGGGGGTGGTTTCATTAATCAGATCAGGCAAGAAACTGGTGCAACCATTAGAGTTAATACCTCAGAAACTGAAGAAGATGATAGCATCATTTTCATTTCATCAAAAGAG TTCTATGAGGATCAATCACCAACGGTGAATGCAGCCATACGTTTACAAGAGAGATGCAGTGAGAAAGTTGGTAAAGATACAAATGATGCAACAATCTCCACTCGTTTACTTGTGTCGAGCTCCCATATAGGGTGCCTCATTGGAAAAGGTGGCGCTGTTATATCCGAGATGAGGAGTGTAACACGAGCTAATATCCGTATTCTTCAAAAGGAAAATGTACCAAAAATTGCACGTGAAGATGAGGAGATGGTTCAG ATTACTGGAAGTCCTGATGCAGCTATGAAAGCTCTTACGCAAGTAATACTGCGATTAAGAGCTAACGCTTTCGACATGAATCATGGACTTGTCTTGCTACCAACATCTTTCCCATATATCCCTCAAGCAACTGAATCTTCAAAGAGGTCCAAATACGCAAAGCGTGATGGTTCCCGAGATCAAGACTATAGTAAACTG AGTTCAAATTCCAAGAGAAGAAACTATGTTTCTTAA